The Rhodothermia bacterium genome includes a window with the following:
- a CDS encoding DinB family protein: MPDAPFSLDTQVAICKEVTSEAKRLFGHLTPSQLNWKPSPEKWSIAQCLEHLIQGNSMYFPLFAALKAGSYKPSLWAIISPLSNWMGSFMVDSLGPDMKRKMKTPIQETTPPSQVSGDVVARFEEHQSRFIQALVGLQNAHPNTIVTSPLLSIITYPLASCVTLLARHEQRHLLQATRVSEASTFPGA; this comes from the coding sequence ATGCCAGACGCCCCCTTCTCCTTAGATACGCAAGTTGCTATCTGCAAGGAGGTGACTTCCGAGGCGAAACGCCTTTTTGGACACCTAACCCCCAGCCAACTCAATTGGAAGCCCTCACCCGAAAAATGGAGCATAGCACAGTGTTTGGAGCACCTGATCCAAGGAAACAGCATGTACTTCCCACTATTTGCTGCACTAAAAGCAGGAAGCTACAAACCGTCACTTTGGGCAATAATCAGCCCCTTGAGCAACTGGATGGGAAGTTTTATGGTGGATTCACTGGGACCGGACATGAAACGGAAAATGAAAACCCCAATTCAGGAAACAACGCCACCCAGCCAAGTGTCTGGTGATGTTGTCGCCCGATTCGAGGAACACCAAAGTCGGTTTATACAAGCACTTGTAGGGTTGCAGAATGCCCATCCAAATACCATTGTGACTTCGCCTTTGCTGTCCATAATCACCTATCCCTTGGCGTCTTGTGTGACCTTATTGGCACGCCACGAGCAACGCCATTTGCTCCAAGCCACCCGTGTTTCGGAGGCGTCAACCTTTCCAGGAGCATAA
- a CDS encoding HlyD family efflux transporter periplasmic adaptor subunit: MFATNWNWETKTKMPLLETDRSSEAVQEIIGKPPHWIIRWGMTVLFLIILGIVVALWYIRYPDVLPAQVVITTADPPFSVISRSSGRVQFWVEAGKAVAKDTPLGVIQNPAKTNDVLDLKGVLPTIEDAVNALNLVEMPFLNPNPQLGPIQPYYSTFLQRLNELRFFHSSRSYEPRIAAFEQQMNQQALVRNDYTRQLNLAERELNLAQSRYNTHKQLYSAGAIPRLSLQDQELALLQARRSVENQKAQISALATQTQQYRQGILELNQQRTREEQQYVNGLRDAFRLLKGSIEEWELNYLLKAPATGDVAFFKFTNSEQFAQAGEEVMTIVPQRTQHSVLIGRAFIPAGNTGKIKTGQSVRIQMDAYPAYEFGYLMGTVQQVSPLARVGSAQETTGRYIVHIGLPQELITTTRKTLQYKPEMTGTAEIITEDLRLLERLFVQLRKLWIEQR; encoded by the coding sequence TTGTTCGCAACCAATTGGAATTGGGAGACTAAGACCAAAATGCCCTTATTAGAGACCGATCGTAGTAGCGAAGCCGTACAGGAAATCATCGGCAAACCACCCCACTGGATTATTCGCTGGGGGATGACGGTCTTGTTTCTGATCATTTTGGGCATTGTAGTAGCACTTTGGTACATCCGGTATCCCGATGTACTCCCGGCCCAAGTGGTTATTACCACTGCCGATCCACCGTTTTCGGTCATTTCGCGTAGTAGTGGGCGCGTACAATTTTGGGTGGAAGCAGGGAAAGCGGTTGCAAAAGACACCCCTTTGGGGGTTATTCAGAATCCGGCAAAAACAAATGATGTATTAGACTTGAAGGGTGTTTTACCAACGATAGAAGATGCCGTTAATGCCTTAAACTTGGTTGAAATGCCTTTTTTGAACCCCAATCCACAACTTGGGCCGATACAACCTTATTATTCCACATTCCTCCAGCGCCTGAACGAATTGCGGTTTTTCCACTCGTCTCGGTCTTATGAGCCACGGATTGCAGCGTTTGAGCAACAAATGAACCAACAAGCCCTTGTTCGGAATGATTATACCCGTCAGTTAAATTTGGCCGAGCGCGAACTTAATCTTGCCCAAAGCCGCTACAATACCCACAAGCAATTGTATAGTGCAGGGGCGATCCCGCGCCTCTCCCTCCAAGACCAAGAATTGGCCCTTTTGCAGGCAAGGCGGAGTGTCGAAAATCAAAAAGCCCAAATCTCGGCACTTGCCACACAAACCCAACAGTATAGGCAAGGTATTCTGGAGTTAAACCAGCAAAGAACGCGGGAAGAGCAACAATATGTGAATGGCCTCCGCGATGCGTTCCGGCTATTAAAAGGGAGCATAGAAGAATGGGAGTTGAATTATCTGCTTAAAGCACCCGCCACGGGAGATGTGGCCTTTTTCAAGTTTACAAACAGTGAACAATTTGCCCAAGCAGGCGAGGAAGTGATGACCATTGTTCCGCAGCGAACCCAACACAGTGTTCTAATAGGCAGGGCCTTTATTCCGGCAGGAAACACCGGAAAAATCAAAACGGGGCAATCGGTACGTATTCAAATGGATGCTTATCCGGCCTATGAATTTGGCTACCTCATGGGGACGGTTCAGCAGGTATCGCCCTTGGCCCGTGTTGGCTCGGCACAAGAAACCACCGGCAGGTACATTGTCCACATAGGATTGCCTCAAGAATTGATCACAACAACACGCAAGACCTTACAATACAAACCAGAAATGACGGGAACTGCCGAGATCATAACCGAAGACCTCCGGCTTTTAGAACGTTTATTTGTACAACTCCGTAAACTCTGGATCGAGCAACGTTAA
- a CDS encoding DHA2 family efflux MFS transporter permease subunit — protein MLASTDVAPSEKGLAYKWKVLWSVIFGLFLVILDQTVVNVAFPTLRNEFNAPLDDTQWVLSIYVMAMGISTPLAGFLGDRFGMKRIYILGISLFVVSSLLCGLSDSLPLLILARALQGIGGGLALPLGSAQLFRAFPPHEQGLALGLFGIALTMAPALGPIVGGWLVTHDMWRWIFYLNVPIGVLGVLIASRWLKETIQENAPKLNMPSLVASTIGFGAILYAASIAADKGWTSTPVLSWLVVGILGLVALSYIELKLAKEPLLDLRLFKNPVFLKATIIGYVATVALFGAEFLMPIYLQALRGYSALDTGIYLLPLALTAGLVTAASGRIYDYIGPRPLIVVGYAVIMLNTWHLSHIQADTSIEHIMWLLAERGIGIGLTVQATFTAALGVAPLDKVSRASSLINATRNAIQAIAVAILATILVSAVSPKIKNLQDQLMHGAPTEHKDETFKGGVCSEMPAAGSFDDPFASPFASGLGKKMRDIRKQACTENLKGLSDAYLLTFYFSILAFVLGLFLPGWPGKWSGREGLRQPMPAAH, from the coding sequence ATGCTTGCTTCAACCGATGTTGCCCCGTCCGAAAAAGGACTGGCATATAAGTGGAAAGTACTCTGGTCGGTCATTTTTGGCCTGTTCTTGGTCATTTTAGACCAAACGGTGGTTAATGTGGCCTTCCCTACACTGCGAAATGAATTTAATGCCCCGTTGGATGATACCCAATGGGTGCTGAGTATTTATGTGATGGCGATGGGGATTAGCACGCCTTTGGCCGGTTTTCTTGGCGACCGATTTGGCATGAAGCGAATATACATTTTAGGGATTTCGCTGTTTGTGGTTAGCTCGCTCCTATGTGGCCTATCAGATTCTTTGCCCCTGCTCATTCTTGCAAGAGCGTTGCAAGGAATCGGAGGCGGTTTGGCACTCCCGCTTGGTTCGGCACAATTGTTTAGGGCATTCCCACCTCATGAACAGGGTTTGGCATTGGGGCTTTTTGGGATTGCGCTTACGATGGCGCCTGCTTTGGGACCTATTGTTGGCGGTTGGTTGGTTACGCACGATATGTGGCGATGGATCTTTTACCTTAATGTCCCGATTGGGGTTCTGGGCGTCCTTATTGCTTCACGATGGCTCAAGGAAACCATTCAAGAAAATGCTCCGAAGTTAAATATGCCCAGTTTGGTGGCATCCACCATTGGTTTTGGGGCGATACTTTATGCCGCATCTATTGCCGCCGATAAAGGTTGGACTTCCACGCCAGTGCTGTCTTGGCTGGTTGTGGGGATACTGGGCTTGGTGGCGTTGTCTTATATCGAATTGAAGTTGGCCAAGGAGCCTTTATTGGATTTGCGGTTGTTCAAAAACCCCGTTTTCCTCAAAGCCACCATCATTGGTTATGTGGCGACAGTTGCACTTTTTGGTGCAGAATTTTTGATGCCGATTTATTTACAGGCGCTCCGCGGCTATTCGGCGCTCGATACAGGCATTTACCTTTTGCCTCTTGCTTTAACCGCTGGACTGGTAACAGCGGCTTCGGGACGGATTTACGACTACATTGGACCTCGCCCATTGATTGTAGTAGGATACGCCGTTATCATGCTCAATACATGGCATTTGTCGCATATTCAGGCAGATACCAGTATCGAGCACATCATGTGGTTACTCGCCGAGCGGGGAATTGGGATTGGTCTAACTGTTCAGGCTACCTTTACAGCAGCACTTGGAGTTGCACCATTAGACAAGGTTTCACGGGCTTCATCACTGATCAATGCCACCCGAAATGCCATCCAAGCCATTGCAGTTGCTATTCTGGCCACCATTTTGGTCAGTGCGGTATCGCCCAAAATAAAAAATCTGCAAGACCAACTCATGCACGGCGCGCCCACCGAACACAAGGACGAAACGTTTAAAGGCGGGGTTTGCAGCGAAATGCCCGCCGCTGGTAGTTTTGATGACCCCTTCGCCAGTCCGTTCGCCTCTGGACTCGGTAAAAAAATGCGTGACATCCGCAAACAAGCCTGTACCGAGAATTTAAAGGGCTTGAGTGATGCCTACCTACTGACTTTCTACTTCTCCATATTGGCCTTTGTTCTGGGACTGTTCTTACCCGGTTGGCCGGGGAAATGGAGCGGGCGCGAAGGACTTAGGCAGCCAATGCCAGCGGCCCATTAA
- a CDS encoding multicopper oxidase domain-containing protein translates to MTHFLKNIRLPAMFVVLFIIHLNIGVWAQNIVRYDLYVSEKTVRYTEKNVTAIVINNQLPAPTLTFTEGDIAEIYVHNNLREETMLHWHGLLLPNRYDGVPYLTTAPIKPGETKLFTFPLVQNGTYWYHSHTGMQEQRGLYGALIVHKKPSDPAIRAQDKLPEYVLLLSDWTNENPNQIHRSLHHATDWYGIKKGATQNYGEALLKGHFKTKLVNEWKRMHAMDVSDVYYERFLANGQPEQNVSTFKAGDEIRVRIINGSASTYFWLEYAGGKMNVIASDGKDVEPVVVDRMMVAVAETYDVVLTIPDNKRYELKATAEDRSGFASVFFGQGEPVLRPVLPKLKYFEGMKMMNDMMRLDGSMDDMGMNMSLQQMDMNAVMYPEVTGYEDGKADSSRYSTPDDFTVLNYAMLRATEKTTLPEGPTRTLSFELTGNMNRYVWTLNNKTVSEADKIRIKQGENLRIVLYNGSMMRHPIHLHGHFFRVINGQGEFAPLKNVLDIMPMETNTIEFAANEKSGGDWFFHCHILYHMMAGMGRIFSYENSPPNPEITDPKKALRMVYRDDRMFHTMAHGTLQTNGSEGMIGAENTRWSVGAHWHMGWQNHKKMDAQAHVGRYIGRNQFFMPYLGLGYRNSAHTTHTEDWLGQEHSHEKVRFMAGFQYTMPWFWELDARIDHTGRAKISLNREDIAFSSRGRLGFGINSEREYQISIHYILTKYLALSSNYHNEMGWGIGLAFTY, encoded by the coding sequence ATGACGCATTTCCTTAAAAATATTCGCCTGCCAGCGATGTTTGTAGTATTGTTTATTATACACTTAAACATAGGCGTTTGGGCGCAAAATATTGTCCGGTACGACTTATATGTGAGCGAAAAAACAGTACGTTATACCGAAAAAAATGTAACCGCTATTGTCATTAACAACCAATTGCCCGCACCTACACTAACGTTTACCGAGGGCGACATCGCCGAGATCTACGTCCACAACAACCTCCGCGAAGAAACCATGCTGCACTGGCATGGTCTGCTCCTGCCCAATCGTTACGACGGTGTTCCCTATTTAACAACAGCCCCTATAAAGCCCGGAGAAACCAAATTATTTACCTTCCCCTTGGTACAAAATGGGACGTATTGGTATCACAGCCATACCGGAATGCAGGAACAGCGGGGCTTATACGGAGCCTTGATTGTCCATAAAAAACCAAGTGATCCTGCGATTAGAGCACAAGACAAACTGCCTGAATATGTCTTGCTGCTCAGTGATTGGACGAACGAGAACCCAAACCAAATCCACCGTAGCCTACATCACGCCACCGATTGGTACGGCATCAAAAAAGGAGCAACCCAGAACTATGGCGAGGCGCTCCTGAAAGGCCATTTCAAAACCAAATTGGTGAATGAATGGAAACGAATGCACGCTATGGATGTCTCGGACGTGTATTATGAACGGTTTTTGGCTAATGGTCAGCCGGAGCAAAACGTCTCAACATTCAAGGCTGGGGACGAAATTCGGGTTCGCATCATTAATGGCAGTGCCTCCACATACTTCTGGTTGGAGTATGCCGGCGGAAAGATGAACGTAATTGCCAGTGATGGTAAAGATGTGGAGCCAGTGGTAGTGGATAGAATGATGGTGGCCGTCGCAGAAACGTATGATGTGGTGTTAACCATTCCAGATAACAAACGCTACGAACTAAAGGCCACAGCCGAAGACCGATCCGGCTTTGCATCTGTCTTTTTTGGGCAAGGAGAACCCGTTTTGCGCCCCGTCTTACCCAAACTAAAGTACTTTGAGGGCATGAAGATGATGAACGATATGATGCGGCTCGATGGCTCGATGGACGATATGGGCATGAATATGTCGCTTCAACAAATGGACATGAATGCCGTGATGTATCCGGAGGTGACGGGTTACGAAGACGGAAAGGCGGATTCGAGCCGCTACTCCACCCCCGATGATTTTACGGTACTGAACTACGCCATGCTGCGGGCCACCGAAAAGACCACCTTGCCCGAAGGGCCTACCCGAACGCTGAGCTTTGAACTGACGGGTAACATGAACCGATATGTCTGGACGTTGAACAATAAAACCGTTTCGGAGGCAGACAAAATCCGAATTAAACAAGGCGAAAACCTTCGGATTGTCTTATATAATGGCTCCATGATGCGGCATCCCATTCACTTACATGGCCATTTTTTCCGCGTTATAAATGGTCAAGGGGAATTTGCACCGCTCAAAAATGTTTTGGACATTATGCCGATGGAGACCAATACAATAGAGTTTGCGGCGAATGAGAAGAGCGGCGGCGATTGGTTCTTCCATTGCCACATCCTTTACCATATGATGGCAGGCATGGGCCGGATTTTTAGCTACGAAAATTCGCCCCCGAATCCAGAGATTACGGATCCCAAAAAGGCATTACGCATGGTTTATCGGGACGACCGGATGTTTCATACCATGGCGCATGGTACACTACAAACAAATGGCAGCGAGGGCATGATTGGCGCAGAAAATACCAGATGGTCAGTGGGGGCACATTGGCATATGGGTTGGCAAAACCACAAAAAGATGGATGCACAAGCCCACGTAGGCAGGTACATTGGGCGCAACCAGTTTTTTATGCCATATCTGGGATTGGGCTACCGAAACAGCGCCCATACAACTCATACGGAAGACTGGTTAGGCCAAGAACATTCGCATGAAAAAGTACGGTTTATGGCAGGATTCCAGTACACAATGCCGTGGTTTTGGGAATTAGATGCGCGAATAGACCATACCGGACGTGCAAAAATAAGCCTAAACCGCGAGGATATCGCCTTTTCGAGCCGAGGCCGATTGGGTTTTGGGATTAACTCCGAACGGGAATACCAAATCAGCATTCATTATATCCTTACAAAGTACCTCGCTCTTTCTTCTAATTACCACAATGAAATGGGCTGGGGTATCGGGCTGGCCTTCACGTATTAA
- a CDS encoding Uma2 family endonuclease codes for MLTDINQLDLSRQYTYADYLKWAFQERVELLRGYVSQMSPSPSRIHQDISWQLQKIIAFYIDGKACRAYTAPFDVRLLLPADFRLSKRVRRQAVSDHEIMTVLQPDLCVICDLEKLDERGCLGAPDLVIEILSPGNTRSEMKEKFSIYEETGVREYWVVQPEYRNVLVYDRNRKGFFVARDVYSEEDRMVSSVFPDLGIELGEVFRT; via the coding sequence ATGCTGACGGACATCAACCAATTAGACCTTTCACGGCAATACACCTATGCCGATTACCTGAAGTGGGCTTTCCAAGAACGGGTGGAATTGCTGCGGGGGTATGTCTCTCAGATGTCGCCTTCGCCAAGCCGGATACACCAAGATATTTCGTGGCAACTCCAGAAAATAATTGCATTTTATATTGACGGCAAAGCCTGCCGTGCATACACCGCACCATTCGACGTCCGGCTTTTGCTACCAGCAGATTTCCGCCTTTCTAAACGAGTGCGTCGCCAAGCCGTTAGCGATCACGAAATAATGACGGTCTTGCAACCAGATTTGTGTGTGATTTGCGATCTTGAGAAATTGGATGAACGGGGATGTTTGGGGGCACCGGATTTGGTGATCGAGATTTTGTCGCCGGGGAATACGCGCTCCGAGATGAAGGAGAAATTTTCGATTTATGAAGAAACGGGCGTGCGGGAATATTGGGTCGTACAACCCGAATACCGCAATGTGTTGGTCTATGACCGCAACCGAAAAGGGTTTTTTGTGGCACGGGATGTCTATTCGGAGGAAGACCGAATGGTGTCTTCCGTCTTTCCAGATTTGGGGATTGAACTTGGGGAGGTTTTCAGAACTTAA
- a CDS encoding DUF3347 domain-containing protein: MKYFLFFLFLLVPFAYTQVQSSDSLTTQNCTCECCKEHKAGKTCEHCKKGDGHNAGETCEHCKSKCTCTDGKCTCDKDKCACEHCKGEKAGETCQHCKKGDGHNAGETCEHCKSKCTCTDGKCTCDKDKCACEHCKKGDGHNAGETCEHCKKGHSSASGAQAPDGASADSTAPRPILDANLRNELGIVLRAYLTVKNALVADNAKETEEKAKDLERVLNMVGQAKFAVEELDLYIPIAQKMATHTRTLANTQAIKDQRTAFMGLSEAVLALVKAFKINDSALYQQFCPMANNGKGASWLSSEKGIKNPYFGKSMLTCGEVKATFN; this comes from the coding sequence ATGAAATACTTCTTATTTTTCTTATTCCTACTCGTACCATTTGCTTATACACAAGTCCAATCGTCAGATTCTCTGACTACACAAAACTGTACCTGCGAATGTTGTAAAGAGCACAAAGCCGGAAAAACCTGCGAACATTGCAAAAAGGGAGACGGGCATAATGCTGGCGAAACCTGCGAACATTGCAAATCAAAATGCACTTGCACGGACGGAAAATGTACCTGCGATAAAGACAAATGCGCCTGCGAACATTGCAAAGGCGAAAAAGCCGGAGAAACCTGCCAACATTGTAAAAAGGGAGACGGGCACAATGCTGGTGAAACCTGCGAACATTGCAAATCAAAATGCACCTGCACGGACGGAAAATGTACCTGCGATAAAGACAAATGCGCCTGCGAACATTGTAAAAAGGGAGACGGGCACAATGCTGGTGAAACCTGCGAACATTGCAAAAAGGGGCATTCCAGCGCATCTGGAGCACAAGCACCAGATGGTGCATCAGCCGATTCCACCGCTCCACGGCCTATCTTAGATGCCAATCTCCGCAACGAATTGGGAATCGTACTCAGGGCATATTTAACGGTAAAAAATGCGTTAGTAGCAGATAATGCCAAAGAGACCGAAGAGAAAGCAAAGGATTTGGAACGGGTTTTGAACATGGTAGGGCAAGCAAAGTTTGCGGTAGAAGAGCTTGATTTGTACATACCCATTGCCCAGAAAATGGCAACACATACACGTACGCTGGCAAATACCCAAGCGATCAAAGACCAACGAACCGCTTTTATGGGCCTTTCTGAAGCAGTCTTAGCACTCGTTAAGGCGTTTAAGATCAATGATTCCGCCCTTTACCAGCAGTTTTGTCCTATGGCAAACAATGGAAAAGGAGCCTCTTGGTTGAGTTCCGAAAAAGGCATTAAAAACCCTTACTTCGGAAAAAGTATGCTCACTTGTGGCGAAGTGAAGGCAACCTTTAACTGA